In uncultured Bacteroides sp., the following proteins share a genomic window:
- a CDS encoding efflux RND transporter periplasmic adaptor subunit, which yields MKKKTNILIAAILLLLTAFFIKVGFSKSKDKKQDSKEKVQKKVDAFVVKPSFLISEITVTGSLLAYDEVELKNEVAGRVVKINLPEGQFVRKGMLLVKLYDDDLQATLKKLQSQLAIQERIYKRQTELVKVSGISQNDYEQTLLQVNTIKANIAEEKALIRKTEVQAPFDGIIGLRNISIGAIVSPSTLLATIRTSNKLKVDFYVPEKYGSEISTGMKVKFTMYNENKLYDATVIATERGIDNATRNLKVRALITASSKELIPGAFANVQLKLGDNPNALMIPSQAIIPQEGDKSVIVAKKGKAHFVTIKTGIRKASKVEVTEGLQPGDTIITSGILFLKEKSKLSYSNITE from the coding sequence ATGAAAAAGAAGACAAATATCTTGATTGCTGCAATACTTCTGTTGTTAACCGCTTTCTTTATTAAAGTTGGATTTTCAAAGTCAAAGGATAAAAAGCAAGATTCGAAAGAGAAAGTACAAAAGAAGGTGGACGCATTTGTTGTGAAACCGTCTTTTCTTATTTCTGAAATAACTGTTACAGGCTCATTGCTGGCTTATGATGAGGTGGAATTAAAAAATGAAGTGGCTGGGCGAGTGGTAAAAATCAATCTCCCCGAAGGACAGTTTGTAAGAAAGGGAATGTTGCTGGTAAAACTTTACGATGATGATTTGCAGGCTACTTTGAAAAAACTGCAATCACAACTAGCTATTCAAGAACGTATTTATAAAAGACAGACAGAACTGGTAAAAGTAAGTGGTATCAGCCAAAATGATTACGAACAAACTCTCTTACAAGTTAATACCATAAAAGCAAATATTGCGGAAGAGAAAGCATTGATCCGTAAAACGGAAGTGCAGGCTCCTTTTGATGGAATAATTGGTTTAAGAAATATTAGTATAGGTGCAATTGTAAGTCCTTCTACCTTATTGGCTACTATACGGACGAGCAACAAATTAAAAGTTGATTTTTATGTACCTGAAAAATATGGTTCAGAAATTTCTACCGGAATGAAGGTGAAATTTACAATGTATAACGAAAACAAGTTATATGACGCAACGGTGATTGCTACAGAGAGAGGAATTGACAATGCAACCCGCAATCTTAAAGTGAGAGCCCTGATTACTGCATCTTCCAAAGAACTTATCCCGGGCGCTTTTGCAAATGTGCAATTAAAACTGGGTGATAATCCGAATGCGCTAATGATCCCTTCACAAGCAATTATTCCTCAGGAAGGAGATAAAAGTGTGATAGTGGCTAAAAAAGGGAAAGCACATTTTGTGACTATAAAAACTGGAATTCGTAAAGCGTCAAAAGTAGAAGTAACTGAAGGTCTTCAACCTGGAGATACTATCATCACTTCAGGCATACTTTTCTTGAAAGAAAAATCAAAATTGTCATACTCCAATATAACTGAATAA
- a CDS encoding pentapeptide repeat-containing protein translates to MANQIIENKIFKGLNYQEELLTKGEYENCSFLNCLFINADLSNITFIDCLFDKCDLSMANIKNTAFRDVRFANSKMVGLNFEECNSFLISFSFEECFLHLASFYKLKLKETSFKNCNLQEVDFTESNLSGAVFDNCDLSRAIFGKTNLEKVDFRTSYNYSIDPEMNRINKAKFSRMGVLGLLDRYNIDIE, encoded by the coding sequence ATGGCAAATCAAATTATTGAAAACAAAATATTTAAAGGTCTTAACTATCAGGAAGAGCTGCTTACTAAAGGAGAATATGAGAACTGCTCATTCCTTAATTGTCTATTTATAAATGCAGATTTATCTAACATTACATTCATTGACTGCCTTTTCGATAAATGCGACCTCAGCATGGCAAACATAAAAAACACTGCTTTCAGAGACGTCAGATTCGCAAACAGTAAAATGGTTGGATTGAACTTTGAAGAATGCAACAGCTTTCTCATCTCTTTTTCTTTCGAAGAATGTTTCCTTCATCTGGCCTCTTTCTACAAACTGAAATTAAAAGAAACTAGCTTTAAAAATTGCAATCTGCAAGAAGTTGATTTTACGGAATCAAACCTCTCAGGCGCCGTCTTTGATAACTGTGACCTGAGCAGAGCTATCTTTGGGAAAACAAATCTGGAGAAAGTAGATTTCCGTACTTCTTACAACTATTCCATTGACCCGGAAATGAATCGGATAAACAAAGCTAAGTTTTCAAGAATGGGAGTTCTTGGGCTACTCGATAGATACAATATTGATATTGAATAA
- a CDS encoding efflux RND transporter permease subunit, with translation MLISDIALKRPIGSIVLSLVIILMGVVGFNFLGIRLYPAIDPPVITVQTSYTGANSEIIESQITEPLEKAINGIEGVKSISSQSAIGTSNITVEFNLGADLEKAANDVRDKVSQATRSLPQDIDSQPTVTKADANSDPIIMLTVQSSTMNAIELSDYAENVLQEKLQTIPGVSSVSIYGQQRPSMRLWLNPDKMAAYNLTASDIDAALSKENVEMPGGKIRGNATELIVKTRGRLTTEEDFNNLIVKQTDNQVVRLQDIGEAVLGPQNEESGSTVNGTTGVMLNLIPLPGANDIQIADEFYKRLDQIKQNMPKGVDLSVARDKSIFVKQSVSDVVETLAIAILLVVFIIFLFFRNWIIALRPLLDIPVSLIGTFFIMYIFGFSINVLTLLGIVLATGLVVDDGIVVTENIFKRIEKGMNKWEAAFEGTREIFFAVISTSLTLAIVFIPVIFLEGFTGRLFREFGVVVATAVLISALVSLTLTPVLNVMLGGSTSHHSKFYVASEPFFIGMEKGYRRVLSFFLKNKWIAFSILGFCLILIFSLSRVLKSELAPLEDHSYIRTSITAPEGAEYTATQQIINKVAKISMDSVPEAKYVLARYAGGGNSSANTGSVISFLSDPSERKASQEKIYDKLSKIYATISDARAIPSQEPTISTSTSRGLPVQFVIQNLDFEKLHKVLPKFLDEAQNSSIFSNVDVDLKFNKPELNITVDRLKANTLGVNEKDVSNTLDLAYSGSRYGYFLQNNKQYYVIGQVAREDRNTPANIASLYVRASSGEMIQLDNLVKIEENSNPPILYHFNRYKSATVSANLAKGKTLGEGIAEMQRIADKLLDHSFTTALSGSSRDFAESSSNISFALILALLLIYLILAAQFESFRDPFIIMLTVPMAIAGAMLSLWIFGQTLNIFSEIGMLLLIGIVTKNGILIVEFANQKRKLGMNKRVAAFEAASARFRPIVMTSLATLFGALPIALALGSGAQSRVPLGIVVVGGLLFSLILTLFVIPVTYIAISSKNKNKL, from the coding sequence ATGCTTATTTCTGATATTGCTCTTAAAAGACCTATCGGTTCAATTGTGCTGAGTCTGGTTATCATACTTATGGGTGTGGTTGGTTTTAACTTTCTTGGAATAAGGCTTTACCCGGCCATTGATCCTCCAGTGATTACCGTACAAACGTCTTACACAGGAGCTAATTCAGAGATCATTGAATCTCAGATAACAGAACCATTGGAAAAAGCAATAAATGGTATTGAAGGAGTAAAATCTATTTCTTCCCAATCAGCTATAGGAACAAGTAATATAACGGTAGAGTTCAATTTGGGAGCTGACTTGGAAAAAGCAGCAAACGATGTTCGAGACAAGGTATCACAGGCTACCAGAAGTCTACCCCAGGATATTGATTCACAACCTACTGTAACCAAAGCGGATGCCAATAGTGACCCGATTATCATGTTGACAGTGCAAAGCAGTACAATGAATGCAATAGAGTTAAGTGATTATGCAGAAAATGTGTTGCAAGAGAAACTTCAAACCATTCCTGGCGTCAGTTCGGTTTCTATCTACGGCCAGCAGAGACCATCCATGCGTTTATGGCTGAATCCTGATAAAATGGCAGCTTATAATCTTACCGCATCAGATATTGATGCAGCTCTTAGTAAAGAGAATGTAGAAATGCCAGGAGGAAAAATACGTGGTAATGCAACTGAACTTATTGTCAAAACTCGCGGACGATTAACAACTGAAGAAGACTTTAATAATCTCATTGTGAAGCAAACCGACAATCAGGTGGTTCGTTTGCAAGATATCGGAGAGGCCGTACTGGGTCCTCAAAACGAAGAATCAGGTTCTACTGTCAATGGAACCACAGGTGTGATGCTAAATTTGATACCTCTTCCCGGAGCGAATGATATTCAGATAGCAGACGAATTCTACAAACGATTAGATCAAATCAAACAGAACATGCCCAAGGGGGTGGATCTAAGCGTAGCTCGTGATAAATCGATTTTCGTAAAGCAATCTGTTAGTGATGTGGTAGAAACTCTGGCTATTGCAATTCTTTTGGTGGTTTTTATTATCTTTTTGTTTTTCAGAAATTGGATCATTGCTTTACGTCCTTTACTAGATATTCCTGTTTCGTTGATAGGAACTTTTTTTATTATGTATATTTTCGGCTTTTCCATCAATGTTCTCACGCTTCTTGGAATTGTTTTGGCCACGGGACTGGTAGTGGATGATGGTATTGTTGTTACCGAGAATATTTTTAAGCGTATAGAAAAAGGCATGAATAAGTGGGAAGCAGCTTTTGAGGGAACACGAGAAATCTTTTTTGCCGTAATCTCTACTTCACTAACCCTTGCCATCGTTTTTATTCCTGTGATATTTTTGGAAGGGTTTACCGGCCGGTTATTTCGGGAATTTGGAGTCGTAGTGGCTACCGCTGTTTTAATTTCAGCTCTTGTTTCTTTGACATTGACTCCGGTACTGAATGTTATGTTAGGAGGTTCAACTTCTCATCATTCCAAATTTTATGTAGCTAGTGAACCATTCTTTATTGGAATGGAAAAAGGATATAGACGAGTGCTTAGCTTCTTTCTCAAAAACAAATGGATTGCCTTCTCTATCCTGGGATTTTGTTTAATACTTATTTTCTCTTTATCAAGAGTTTTAAAATCAGAATTGGCTCCATTAGAGGATCATAGTTACATTAGAACTTCTATCACAGCTCCGGAAGGGGCTGAATATACTGCCACACAACAGATAATAAACAAGGTAGCTAAGATTAGTATGGATTCTGTTCCTGAAGCAAAATATGTGCTTGCCCGATATGCAGGAGGTGGAAATTCTAGTGCCAACACAGGATCTGTCATATCTTTCCTTTCTGATCCGTCAGAAAGAAAAGCCTCTCAGGAAAAAATTTACGATAAGTTATCGAAAATCTATGCAACCATATCGGACGCAAGAGCTATTCCGAGTCAGGAACCTACAATCTCCACATCCACTTCCAGAGGATTACCGGTTCAATTTGTGATACAAAATCTTGATTTTGAAAAGTTACACAAAGTGTTGCCTAAGTTCCTGGATGAGGCACAAAATAGTTCAATATTCAGCAATGTCGATGTGGATTTGAAATTCAATAAACCGGAACTGAATATCACTGTAGACAGGTTGAAAGCAAATACTCTGGGAGTGAATGAAAAGGATGTATCAAATACATTGGATTTGGCTTATAGTGGAAGCCGTTATGGATATTTTTTACAAAACAACAAACAATATTATGTTATTGGTCAGGTTGCCAGAGAAGACCGGAATACACCAGCAAATATTGCCTCCTTGTATGTACGGGCCAGCTCGGGTGAGATGATACAACTGGACAATCTGGTAAAAATAGAAGAAAATAGTAACCCACCAATATTATACCATTTTAATCGTTATAAGTCGGCTACAGTCTCTGCTAATCTTGCAAAGGGAAAAACATTGGGAGAGGGCATTGCAGAAATGCAAAGAATAGCAGATAAATTATTAGATCATTCTTTTACTACTGCTTTATCGGGTTCATCAAGAGATTTTGCAGAGAGTAGTTCTAACATTTCCTTTGCTTTAATATTAGCTTTATTGCTAATTTATTTAATCCTTGCTGCCCAGTTTGAAAGTTTTCGCGATCCATTCATCATAATGCTTACAGTGCCAATGGCTATAGCTGGTGCAATGCTTTCATTATGGATATTTGGGCAGACGCTGAATATTTTCTCCGAAATCGGAATGCTTCTACTAATCGGAATCGTGACAAAGAATGGTATTCTTATCGTTGAGTTTGCTAATCAAAAACGTAAGTTGGGTATGAACAAAAGAGTTGCTGCATTTGAGGCTGCTTCTGCCAGATTCCGTCCTATTGTTATGACCTCATTGGCCACTCTTTTCGGAGCCTTGCCTATTGCATTGGCCTTGGGATCTGGAGCTCAAAGTCGTGTACCTCTGGGGATTGTAGTTGTGGGAGGCTTGTTGTTCTCTCTAATACTTACATTGTTTGTAATTCCTGTGACCTATATAGCTATATCAAGTAAAAATAAAAATAAGTTATGA
- a CDS encoding TonB-dependent receptor: MNQKTLARKAIVTLFLSLFCLASFAQGGRTVSGIIKDAMGEPMIGVNVLVKGTTNGVITDLEGKYAIKGATDKSTLVISFIGYVPQEIIVGNKQVINVILKEDIKSLDEVVVVGYGVQKKSDLTGSVGSVTAQRIASVGTSSVLGALQGASAGVDIKTNSTRPGGSFSIQVRGQNSMSSGSPLYVVDGIIVGDIDFLNPSDIERIDVLKDASSTAIYGSRGSNGVVLVQTKGAGSAKSKISVSYDGYYGVRNITRIPDFMDGREWTDYRTSRYYTWDAQNSAYALTTANQAAVTQNSKLVNTSLYNQDYTDWLDLGTQSGSQQNHYVNISGTNKDISYNIGAGYQNEKGNFLLENMEKYVVKGSVNHKASNFFSSGANFTLSHQLVNSGSQYGYRDLLRIPNVLKAYREDGTLIEQPGIKAEIEGDGNFTSAANPLIEIQSGSDETRRFDVLGSLFLEFTPLKELTIKTTFSPRYNRTREGFYREKNSNRTNNQAQNENKETFDWTWDNVVNFNKTFAKKHAVNVTLINSVYKSQYEYLKVYAENFPYDSQWYNIFKGTLALGNCGSSYSQTTMLSYAARANYDYAGKYLVTGTVRYDGSSKLAERWAAFPSAAVAWRMSEEGFMKDMSWIDNMKLRLSYGYSGNNNGVSPYGTQAAPNTSSNVYYDFNGNLVSGYGTGAPVNTALTWEKTREWNLGLDFGFFGGRINGAIDVYDKLSKGLLMSRTLTLESGVSKMTDNIGSVNNRGIEFSLNTVNVKTADWEWKTSFTFAQNKNAIRSLYGKTEDVISEARFIGKPINVIYDYKVNGVYSSAEWSAMTADQRTNMGATQPGYAKAIDTDGDQKMSEKDKVILGHTDPTWTGSLSSTLQYRNFDLSFNIYTRQGSFINDAFLAEFGTAANSQRGRPKVNQDYYVPANVTRFDWSQPFTIDANGQAWAVWGTSKENATAKYPVNSMTGNFYGNNGQYQDASFVKVRNITLGYTFPQALVKKAGISYARLYVNVLNPFTFTDYVGWDPEYATTSLESGNGPSSVTYQIGVNLKF; the protein is encoded by the coding sequence GCTCAAGGTGGGCGTACGGTTTCCGGTATTATAAAAGATGCCATGGGTGAACCTATGATTGGTGTGAATGTATTAGTTAAAGGCACAACAAATGGTGTAATTACGGACCTTGAAGGTAAGTATGCTATTAAAGGTGCTACAGACAAATCTACATTGGTCATTTCTTTTATCGGATACGTACCTCAGGAAATCATTGTAGGTAATAAACAAGTAATCAACGTAATTTTAAAGGAAGACATTAAATCACTCGACGAGGTTGTTGTTGTGGGTTATGGTGTTCAGAAAAAGAGCGACTTAACAGGCTCTGTCGGCAGCGTAACAGCACAAAGAATAGCTTCAGTCGGAACATCATCTGTATTGGGTGCATTACAAGGTGCTTCTGCCGGCGTTGATATTAAAACAAATTCAACTCGCCCTGGTGGTTCTTTCAGCATTCAGGTACGTGGTCAGAATTCTATGTCAAGCGGTAGTCCTCTTTATGTAGTAGATGGAATTATTGTTGGCGATATTGACTTTCTTAATCCTTCGGACATTGAACGTATTGATGTTTTGAAAGATGCTTCTTCTACTGCAATTTATGGTTCACGCGGATCTAATGGTGTTGTTCTTGTACAGACTAAAGGTGCAGGTTCTGCTAAATCAAAAATCTCAGTTTCTTATGATGGATACTATGGTGTTCGTAACATAACACGTATTCCGGACTTTATGGATGGACGTGAATGGACTGATTACCGTACTTCCCGTTACTATACCTGGGATGCTCAGAATTCCGCATATGCACTTACTACTGCAAATCAGGCTGCTGTAACTCAGAACTCTAAATTAGTTAATACATCTTTGTATAATCAGGATTATACAGACTGGTTGGATTTGGGTACACAAAGCGGTTCTCAACAGAATCATTATGTGAATATTTCCGGTACCAATAAAGATATATCATACAATATCGGTGCTGGTTATCAGAATGAGAAAGGTAACTTCTTACTGGAAAATATGGAGAAATATGTAGTTAAAGGATCTGTTAACCATAAAGCCAGTAACTTTTTCTCTTCAGGGGCAAATTTCACTTTGTCTCATCAATTAGTAAATTCTGGTTCTCAATATGGTTATCGTGATTTACTTCGTATTCCAAATGTTTTGAAAGCTTATCGCGAAGATGGTACACTGATTGAACAGCCAGGTATTAAGGCAGAGATTGAAGGTGATGGTAATTTTACATCTGCTGCCAATCCGTTAATTGAGATCCAATCGGGATCTGATGAAACACGCAGATTTGATGTTTTAGGTAGTTTATTCTTAGAATTTACTCCATTAAAAGAACTAACCATAAAAACAACTTTCTCTCCACGATATAATAGAACCCGCGAAGGTTTTTACCGTGAGAAAAACTCAAACCGTACAAACAATCAGGCACAGAATGAAAATAAGGAAACTTTTGACTGGACCTGGGATAACGTAGTTAATTTCAATAAGACATTTGCAAAGAAACATGCAGTAAATGTAACCTTAATTAATTCTGTTTATAAATCACAATATGAATACTTAAAGGTATATGCTGAGAATTTTCCTTATGATTCACAATGGTATAACATCTTTAAGGGAACTCTGGCTTTAGGAAACTGCGGAAGTTCATATTCACAAACAACAATGCTTTCTTATGCTGCCCGTGCTAATTATGACTATGCAGGAAAATATCTTGTTACAGGAACAGTTCGTTATGATGGTAGTTCCAAACTTGCTGAAAGATGGGCTGCATTCCCATCAGCAGCTGTGGCATGGCGTATGTCTGAGGAAGGATTTATGAAAGATATGAGCTGGATTGATAACATGAAACTTCGTTTAAGTTATGGTTATTCAGGTAATAATAATGGTGTAAGTCCTTATGGAACTCAAGCTGCTCCTAATACATCAAGTAATGTATATTATGATTTTAATGGAAATCTTGTTTCCGGTTACGGAACAGGTGCACCAGTAAATACAGCATTAACATGGGAAAAGACTCGTGAATGGAACTTAGGTTTGGATTTTGGTTTCTTTGGTGGCCGTATTAATGGTGCTATTGATGTTTATGATAAATTATCTAAGGGACTTTTGATGAGCAGAACATTAACTTTGGAGTCAGGAGTAAGTAAGATGACTGATAATATCGGATCAGTAAACAATAGAGGTATCGAGTTTAGCCTTAATACTGTTAACGTTAAAACAGCCGATTGGGAATGGAAAACATCATTTACATTTGCTCAGAACAAGAATGCAATCCGCAGTTTGTATGGAAAGACAGAAGATGTAATTAGTGAAGCTCGTTTTATTGGCAAACCTATCAATGTTATTTATGACTATAAAGTAAATGGCGTATACAGTTCTGCTGAATGGAGTGCAATGACTGCCGACCAGAGAACAAACATGGGAGCAACTCAGCCAGGCTATGCAAAAGCAATTGATACCGATGGTGATCAGAAAATGTCTGAAAAGGATAAAGTTATTCTTGGACATACTGACCCAACATGGACTGGTAGCCTTTCTTCTACTCTTCAATATCGTAATTTTGATTTATCTTTCAATATTTATACTCGTCAGGGATCATTTATTAATGATGCATTCTTAGCCGAATTCGGTACTGCTGCAAATAGCCAGAGAGGACGTCCGAAAGTTAATCAGGATTACTATGTTCCTGCAAATGTAACACGTTTTGACTGGAGTCAGCCATTTACTATTGATGCTAACGGACAAGCATGGGCTGTATGGGGAACATCTAAAGAAAATGCAACTGCAAAATATCCTGTAAATAGCATGACTGGAAACTTTTATGGTAACAATGGTCAATACCAGGATGCATCTTTTGTTAAGGTACGTAATATAACATTAGGATATACATTCCCTCAGGCACTGGTTAAGAAAGCCGGAATCTCATATGCCCGACTCTATGTGAATGTGTTGAATCCATTTACATTTACTGATTACGTAGGATGGGATCCTGAATATGCAACGACCTCTTTGGAAAGTGGAAATGGTCCTTCTTCAGTAACTTATCAGATTGGTGTTAACTTGAAATTTTAA
- a CDS encoding RagB/SusD family nutrient uptake outer membrane protein, which yields MKKILGILFSALILSGCSGFLDEDNKAGITNVDLYATKDGYQTLRVNSYSSLRNIYQDGPAVLLAGTDLYQMPRGVTANGIFDYTHLYNTNGDVKDFYTNCYSTLQAINTAEYYLASAGISDADKALYQSEYNFMKGFIHFILIEQFGGIVINDEYTQSPRMNMPRKTLAESYDYVITKLKAALAGTLPQTTKDGSICKDIVNHYLAKVYLTKGWDLGDKADFATAKQYATSVFTSRGTALKYTMEDLWSPTKENNDEVLFAIQYSAKSIATTTSGNNQESLFGPYLGGTERSHKYMAGEFYPSWALHSWYSKNDARYNATFMLSIWDRYYDYYQGKNIPGTNAITAIYPRAWDKSAEMFNDYILLTKGTKDGEFVDVTMTDANKKLVAGAKEFIQKWCPEYATKIPVNSVDTKGANYLRIFPFFEHFGTQKENEKYWRSGYNSDFCQPGIKKFDMNQLVTFSQTQSYRDIVLASLSETMFIYAEACIGEGNYPDAQTYINKVLARPGNAKDGITLTTTLPTTSQEAALEVYLKETAKELAGQYCGRWPELRRTKMLKTMYYKYNYDYLSGNLGTDPIGTKLYRPIPEAAISINDGLSDTDQNPGY from the coding sequence ATGAAAAAGATATTAGGAATATTATTCTCAGCTCTTATACTTTCAGGATGTAGTGGTTTCCTAGATGAAGATAATAAAGCCGGTATAACAAATGTGGATTTGTATGCCACGAAAGATGGCTATCAAACTTTACGTGTCAATTCGTATAGCAGTTTAAGAAATATATATCAGGATGGTCCGGCTGTATTACTTGCCGGAACAGACTTATATCAGATGCCGCGTGGAGTTACTGCAAATGGTATATTTGATTATACTCACCTTTATAATACCAATGGTGATGTAAAAGATTTCTATACGAACTGTTATTCAACTCTTCAGGCTATAAATACTGCTGAATATTATTTGGCATCAGCTGGTATATCAGATGCAGATAAAGCTCTTTACCAGTCTGAATACAATTTCATGAAAGGGTTTATTCATTTTATCCTGATTGAACAATTTGGTGGAATTGTTATTAATGATGAGTATACACAATCACCAAGAATGAACATGCCTCGCAAGACTTTGGCAGAATCTTATGATTATGTGATCACTAAACTGAAAGCTGCTCTAGCCGGTACATTGCCTCAGACAACAAAAGATGGAAGTATCTGTAAGGATATAGTAAATCACTATTTGGCAAAAGTGTATTTAACTAAAGGATGGGACTTAGGAGATAAGGCTGATTTTGCAACTGCAAAACAATATGCTACAAGTGTGTTTACTTCAAGAGGTACAGCCCTGAAGTATACAATGGAAGACCTTTGGAGCCCAACAAAAGAGAATAATGATGAAGTTCTTTTCGCAATTCAGTATAGCGCAAAATCAATAGCTACAACTACTAGCGGGAATAATCAGGAATCATTATTCGGACCATATTTGGGAGGTACTGAACGCTCTCATAAATATATGGCTGGAGAATTTTATCCATCATGGGCACTTCATTCATGGTATAGTAAAAATGATGCCAGATACAATGCTACTTTTATGCTTTCAATATGGGATCGTTATTATGACTACTATCAAGGAAAGAATATTCCTGGAACAAATGCAATAACAGCAATCTATCCAAGAGCATGGGATAAGTCGGCGGAAATGTTTAACGATTACATTCTATTGACCAAGGGAACAAAAGATGGTGAGTTTGTTGATGTGACAATGACTGATGCAAACAAAAAACTTGTTGCTGGTGCTAAAGAGTTTATTCAGAAATGGTGCCCTGAATATGCAACTAAAATTCCTGTAAACTCTGTAGATACAAAAGGAGCAAACTACCTGAGAATATTCCCTTTCTTTGAACATTTTGGTACACAAAAAGAAAATGAAAAATATTGGAGATCGGGCTATAATTCAGATTTCTGCCAACCAGGTATTAAGAAATTCGATATGAATCAGTTGGTTACATTCAGTCAGACTCAGAGTTACCGCGATATCGTATTAGCTTCATTATCTGAAACTATGTTTATTTATGCAGAAGCTTGTATTGGTGAAGGAAACTATCCGGATGCTCAGACATATATTAATAAGGTACTTGCTCGTCCGGGAAATGCAAAAGATGGTATAACATTAACCACTACATTGCCAACTACATCTCAGGAAGCAGCTCTTGAAGTTTATCTGAAAGAAACCGCTAAAGAATTGGCTGGTCAATATTGTGGACGCTGGCCGGAACTTCGCCGTACAAAGATGCTTAAAACGATGTATTACAAGTATAATTATGATTATCTGAGCGGTAACTTGGGTACAGATCCGATTGGTACAAAACTATATCGTCCAATTCCTGAAGCTGCAATATCTATTAATGATGGACTATCTGATACAGATCAGAACCCAGGATATTAA
- a CDS encoding TolC family protein: MRTIHIFLLLMLYTTIQAQNVLTSEKAVNIALKNNFDILVARNDADIARINNTKGNAGMLPTVNVNGSGSYSYDNVNQKLSSGTVNKYSSQSSTLVTTNTELSWTLFDGGKMFVTKNKLNEIQALGELQFQTKVLETMYNVIAAYYDIVRQKQQLKSMNEAISYNNERVTIAQTGFDAGSLLKNDLLQAKIDLNVVMENAINQQYAISEAQKTLNRMLGQDPNTIFEVSDSISLLYTPDRNELLQKLNSSNASILSFQKQIDIARLTLKETQKGYLPTLSFRGGYYLSQTVNSEGSTLRNRSYGPQVGGTLSIPIYNGGETKRKISIARKELQSAEYDLENVKLQVYTELQNALTDFENQQHLLQIEKENNKLTKENIEISLQRLRLGQTTSLEVHLAQESYVQSCTRLTNFEYYLKIAETKLKQLISSL, translated from the coding sequence ATGAGAACAATACATATATTTCTTTTATTAATGCTGTACACAACTATTCAGGCTCAGAATGTTTTGACTTCGGAAAAAGCGGTAAATATTGCGCTAAAGAATAACTTTGATATTTTAGTTGCCCGCAATGATGCTGATATAGCCAGGATAAATAACACCAAAGGTAATGCAGGGATGTTGCCCACAGTAAATGTGAATGGCTCCGGATCTTATAGCTATGATAATGTTAATCAAAAGCTTTCTAGTGGGACGGTAAATAAATATTCATCCCAATCCAGTACATTGGTAACTACTAACACTGAGCTTTCCTGGACATTGTTTGACGGAGGAAAAATGTTTGTTACAAAAAATAAGCTGAACGAAATTCAAGCCCTTGGCGAACTTCAATTTCAGACTAAGGTATTGGAAACTATGTACAACGTAATTGCTGCTTATTACGATATTGTGAGACAAAAGCAGCAATTGAAATCCATGAATGAAGCTATTAGCTATAATAATGAACGTGTAACCATTGCGCAAACAGGTTTTGATGCCGGTTCTCTTCTGAAAAATGATCTGCTCCAGGCAAAAATAGATTTGAATGTAGTGATGGAAAATGCAATCAATCAACAGTATGCCATTAGTGAAGCGCAAAAAACATTAAACCGAATGTTAGGGCAAGATCCGAATACTATTTTTGAAGTTTCTGATTCTATCTCGCTTTTGTATACTCCGGATAGAAATGAATTGCTTCAGAAACTAAATTCATCGAATGCCAGTATTTTATCTTTTCAGAAACAAATTGATATTGCTCGGCTAACACTGAAAGAAACCCAAAAAGGTTATTTACCGACTCTCAGTTTCAGAGGTGGATATTATTTATCCCAAACGGTAAACTCAGAAGGTTCAACTTTGAGAAATCGCTCTTATGGTCCGCAAGTAGGAGGGACTCTTTCCATTCCAATTTACAATGGTGGCGAAACTAAAAGGAAGATTTCAATTGCAAGAAAAGAATTGCAATCTGCAGAGTATGATTTGGAAAATGTGAAGTTACAGGTGTATACAGAGCTGCAAAATGCACTCACTGATTTTGAAAATCAACAACATTTACTTCAGATTGAAAAAGAGAATAATAAACTAACCAAAGAAAACATAGAAATTAGCCTGCAACGGTTACGCCTAGGCCAAACTACATCACTTGAAGTACATCTGGCACAGGAGAGTTATGTGCAATCCTGCACTCGGCTTACTAACTTTGAATACTATCTGAAAATAGCTGAAACAAAACTCAAACAATTGATCTCTTCTTTATAA